In one Meles meles chromosome 17, mMelMel3.1 paternal haplotype, whole genome shotgun sequence genomic region, the following are encoded:
- the SHC1 gene encoding SHC-transforming protein 1 isoform X1 encodes MDLLPPKSKYNPLRNESLSSLEEGASGPSPPEELPSPSASSLGPILPPLPGDDSPTTLCSFFPRMSNLKLASPAGGRPGPKGEPGRAAEDGEGTGGMAAPDSGPPPLLQDMNKLSGGGGRRTRVEGGQLGGEEWTRHGSFVNKPTRGWLHPNDKVMGPGVSYLVRYMGCVEVLQSMRALDFNTRTQVTREAISLVCDAVPGAKGATRRRKPCSRPLSSILGRSNLKFAGMPIALTVSTSSLNLMAADCKQIIANHHMQSISFASGGDPDTAEYVAYVAKDPVNQRACHILECPEGLAQDVISTIGQAFELRFKQYLRNPPKLVTPHDRMAGFDGSAWDEEEEEPPGHQYYNDFPGKEPPLGGVVDMRIREGAPLGAARPPLPVSQTPSHLGATLPVGQPVGADPETRKQMAPPPPCPGKELFDDPSYVNVQNLDKARQAGGGAGPSNAAVNGSAPRDLFDMKPFEDALRVPPPPQAVAMAEQLRGEAWFHGKLSRREAEALLQLHGDFLVRESASSPGQYVLTGLQSGQPKHLLLVDPEGVVRTKDHRFESVSHLISYHVDNHLPIISAGSELCLQQPVERKL; translated from the exons ATGGATCTCCTGCCCCCCAAGTCCAAGTACAACCCACTCCGGAACGAGTCTCTGTCATCGCTGGAGGAGGGGGCTTCAGGGCCCTCCCCACCAGAGGAGCTGCCTTCCCCATCAGCCTCGTCTCTGGGGCCCATCCTGCCACCTCTGCCTGGGGATGACAGTCCCACGACCCTGTGCTCCTTCTTCCCCCGGATGAGCAACCTGAAGCTGGCCAGCCCGGCCGGGGGCCGCCCGGGGCCCAAGGGGGAGCCAGGAAGGGCAGCTGAGGATGGGGAGGGGACCGGAGGGATGGCCGCGCCAGACTCGggccccccgcccctcctccagGACATGAACAAGCTGAGTGGAGGCGGCGGGCGCAGGACTCGGGTGGAAGGGGGCCAGCTGGGGGGCGAGGAGTGGACGCGCCACGGGAGCTTCGTCAATAAGCCCACGCGGGGCTGGCTGCATCCCAACGACAAAGTCATGGGACCCGGGGTTTCCTACCTGGTTCGG TACATGGGCTGCGTGGAGGTTCTGCAGTCAATGCGCGCCTTGGACTTCAACACCCGCACCCAGGTCACCAG GGAGGCCATCAGCCTGGTGTGTGATGCTGTGCCCGGTGCCAAGGGGGCGACGAGGAGGAGAAAG CCCTGTAGCCGCCCGCTCAGTTCCATCCTGGGGAGGAGTAACCTGAAATTTGCCGGGATGCCGATCGCTCTCACCGTCTCCACCAGCAGCCTCAACCTCATGGCCGCAGACTGCAAACAG ATCATCGCCAACCACCACATGCAGTCTATCTCGTTTGCGTCCGGTGGGGACCCG GACACAGCCGAGTACGTCGCCTACGTTGCCAAAGACCCGGTGAATCAGAGAG cctGCCACATCCTGGAGTGTCCCGAGGGGCTGGCTCAGGATGTCATCAGCACCATCGGCCAGGCCTTCGAGTTGCGTTTCAAACAGTACCTCAGGAACCCGCCCAAGCTGGTCACCCCTCATGACAG GATGGCTGGTTTTGATGGCTCGGCTTGGGACGAGGAAGAGGAAGAGCCGCCTGGCCACCAGTACTATAATGACTTCCCGGGAAAGGAGCCCCCTCTTGGGGGAGTGGTGGACATGAGGATTCGGGAAGGAGCCCCCCTCGGGGCAGCTCGACCCCCCCTACCCGTCAGCCAGACCCCCAGCCACCTGGGAGCAACGCTG CCGGTGGGGCAGCCTGTGGGGGCAGACCCGGAAACCCGCAAACAGATGGCACCTCCGCCGCCCTGCCCAG GAAAGGAGCTCTTTGACGATCCTTCCTACGTCAACGTGCAGAACCTGGACAAGGCccggcaggcagggggtggggctgggccgTCCAACGCCGCCGTCAATGGCAGCGCGCCCCGGGACCTCTTCGACATGA AGCCCTTCGAAGATGCCCTTCGGGTGCCTCCGCCTCCCCAGGCGGTGGCCATGGCCGAGCAGCTCCGAGGGGAGGCCTGGTTCCACGGGAAGCTGAGCCGGCGGGAGGCCGAGGCGCTGCTGCAGCTGCACGGGGACTTCCTGGTGCGGGAGAGCGCGAGCAGCCCGGGCCAGTACGTGCTCACCGGCCTGCAGAGCGGGCAGCCCAAGCACCTGCTGCTGGTGGACCCAGAGGGCGTG GTTCGGACAAAGGACCACCGCTTTGAGAGTGTCAGTCACCTCATCAGCTACCACGTGGACAATCACTTGCCCATCATCTCTGCGGGCAGTGAACTGTGTCTCCAGCAGCCTGTGGAGCGGAAGCTGTGA
- the PYGO2 gene encoding pygopus homolog 2, whose translation MAASAPPPPDKLEGGGGPAPPPAPPGTGRKQGKAGLQMKSPEKKRRKSSTQGPAYSHLTEFAPPPTPMVDHLVASNPFEDDFGAPKVGGAAPPFLGSPVPFGGFRVQGGMAGQVPPGYGTGGGGGPQPLRRQPPPFPSNPMGPAFNMPPQGPGYPPPGNMNFPSQSFNQPLGQNFSPPGGQMMPGPVGGFGPMISPTMGQPPRGELGPPSLPQRFSQPGAPFGPSPLQRPGPGLPSLPPNTSPFPGPDPGFPGPGGEDGGKPLNPPAPTAFPQEPHSGSPAAAVNGNQPSFPPDSSGRGAGPPDANSLAPPSKVGGGSGPQPPPGLVYPCGACRSEVNDDQDAILCEASCQKWFHRECTGMTESAYGLLTTEASAVWACDLCLKTKEIQSVYIREGVGQLVAANDG comes from the exons atggCCGCCTCGGCGCCGCCCCCACCGGACAAGCTGGAGGGAGGTGGCGGCCCCGCACCGCCCCCTGCGCCGCCCGGCACCGGGAGGAAGCAGGGCAAGGCCG GTCTGCAGATGAAGAGCCCCGAGAAGAAGCGGAGGAAGTCCAGTACTCAG GGCCCTGCATACTCACATCTGACGGAGTTCGCGCCACCCCCGACTCCCATGGTGGACCACCTGGTTGCATCCAACCCTTTTGAGGATGACTTTGGAGCCCCTAAGGTGGGGGGTGCGGCCCCTCCATTCCTGGGCAGTCCTGTCCCCTTTGGAGGCTTCCGTGTACaggggggcatggcaggccaggtACCCCCAGGCTACGgcactgggggtggagggggcccCCAGCCTCTTCGTCGACAGCCCCCCCCTTTTCCTTCCAACCCTATGGGCCCTGCTTTCAACatgcccccccagggccctggctACCCACCCCCAGGCAACATGAACTTTCCTAGCCAGTCTTTCAACCAGCCTCTGGGTCAGAACTTCAGCCCTCCTGGTGGGCAAATGATGCCAGGCCCAGTGGGGGGATTTGGGCCCATGATCTCACCCACCATGGGTCAACCTCCCAGAGGAGAGCTGGgccccccttctcttccccaacGCTTTTCCCAGCCAGGAGCACCTTTtggcccttctcctctccagagaCCTGGTCCGGGGCTCCCCAGCCTGCCCCCCAACACAAGCCCCTTCCCTGGCCCGGACCCTGGCTTTCCTGGCCCCGGTGGTGAGGATGGGGGAAAGCCCTTGAATCCACCTGCTCCCACTGCCTTTCCCCAGGAGCCTCACTCAGGTTCCCCAGCTGCTGCTGTGAATGGGAATCAGCCCAGTTTCCCCCCAGACAGCagtgggcggggggcggggccccCAGATGCCAACAGTCTGGCACCCCCCAGCAAGGTGGGTGGGGGCTCAGGGCCTCAGCCTCCCCCCGGCCTGGTGTATCCATGCGGTGCCTGTCGCAGCGAGGTGAACGATGACCAGGACGCCATCCTGTGTGAGGCTTCCTGCCAGAAGTGGTTCCACCGCGAGTGCACCGGCATGACGGAGAGTGCCTACGGGCTGCTGACCACCGAGGCCTCTGCCGTCTGGGCTTGCGATCTCTGCCTCAAGACCAAGGAGATCCAGTCTGTGTACATCCGCGAGGGTGTGGGGCAGCTGGTGGCTGCCAACGATGGGTGA
- the SHC1 gene encoding SHC-transforming protein 1 isoform X2 has product MNKLSGGGGRRTRVEGGQLGGEEWTRHGSFVNKPTRGWLHPNDKVMGPGVSYLVRYMGCVEVLQSMRALDFNTRTQVTREAISLVCDAVPGAKGATRRRKPCSRPLSSILGRSNLKFAGMPIALTVSTSSLNLMAADCKQIIANHHMQSISFASGGDPDTAEYVAYVAKDPVNQRACHILECPEGLAQDVISTIGQAFELRFKQYLRNPPKLVTPHDRMAGFDGSAWDEEEEEPPGHQYYNDFPGKEPPLGGVVDMRIREGAPLGAARPPLPVSQTPSHLGATLPVGQPVGADPETRKQMAPPPPCPGKELFDDPSYVNVQNLDKARQAGGGAGPSNAAVNGSAPRDLFDMKPFEDALRVPPPPQAVAMAEQLRGEAWFHGKLSRREAEALLQLHGDFLVRESASSPGQYVLTGLQSGQPKHLLLVDPEGVVRTKDHRFESVSHLISYHVDNHLPIISAGSELCLQQPVERKL; this is encoded by the exons ATGAACAAGCTGAGTGGAGGCGGCGGGCGCAGGACTCGGGTGGAAGGGGGCCAGCTGGGGGGCGAGGAGTGGACGCGCCACGGGAGCTTCGTCAATAAGCCCACGCGGGGCTGGCTGCATCCCAACGACAAAGTCATGGGACCCGGGGTTTCCTACCTGGTTCGG TACATGGGCTGCGTGGAGGTTCTGCAGTCAATGCGCGCCTTGGACTTCAACACCCGCACCCAGGTCACCAG GGAGGCCATCAGCCTGGTGTGTGATGCTGTGCCCGGTGCCAAGGGGGCGACGAGGAGGAGAAAG CCCTGTAGCCGCCCGCTCAGTTCCATCCTGGGGAGGAGTAACCTGAAATTTGCCGGGATGCCGATCGCTCTCACCGTCTCCACCAGCAGCCTCAACCTCATGGCCGCAGACTGCAAACAG ATCATCGCCAACCACCACATGCAGTCTATCTCGTTTGCGTCCGGTGGGGACCCG GACACAGCCGAGTACGTCGCCTACGTTGCCAAAGACCCGGTGAATCAGAGAG cctGCCACATCCTGGAGTGTCCCGAGGGGCTGGCTCAGGATGTCATCAGCACCATCGGCCAGGCCTTCGAGTTGCGTTTCAAACAGTACCTCAGGAACCCGCCCAAGCTGGTCACCCCTCATGACAG GATGGCTGGTTTTGATGGCTCGGCTTGGGACGAGGAAGAGGAAGAGCCGCCTGGCCACCAGTACTATAATGACTTCCCGGGAAAGGAGCCCCCTCTTGGGGGAGTGGTGGACATGAGGATTCGGGAAGGAGCCCCCCTCGGGGCAGCTCGACCCCCCCTACCCGTCAGCCAGACCCCCAGCCACCTGGGAGCAACGCTG CCGGTGGGGCAGCCTGTGGGGGCAGACCCGGAAACCCGCAAACAGATGGCACCTCCGCCGCCCTGCCCAG GAAAGGAGCTCTTTGACGATCCTTCCTACGTCAACGTGCAGAACCTGGACAAGGCccggcaggcagggggtggggctgggccgTCCAACGCCGCCGTCAATGGCAGCGCGCCCCGGGACCTCTTCGACATGA AGCCCTTCGAAGATGCCCTTCGGGTGCCTCCGCCTCCCCAGGCGGTGGCCATGGCCGAGCAGCTCCGAGGGGAGGCCTGGTTCCACGGGAAGCTGAGCCGGCGGGAGGCCGAGGCGCTGCTGCAGCTGCACGGGGACTTCCTGGTGCGGGAGAGCGCGAGCAGCCCGGGCCAGTACGTGCTCACCGGCCTGCAGAGCGGGCAGCCCAAGCACCTGCTGCTGGTGGACCCAGAGGGCGTG GTTCGGACAAAGGACCACCGCTTTGAGAGTGTCAGTCACCTCATCAGCTACCACGTGGACAATCACTTGCCCATCATCTCTGCGGGCAGTGAACTGTGTCTCCAGCAGCCTGTGGAGCGGAAGCTGTGA